In Persicimonas caeni, a single window of DNA contains:
- a CDS encoding YebC/PmpR family DNA-binding transcriptional regulator: MITETTDSTTEQDRTFSTMQREIAVAAREQGGEADDNFRLRYAVRRAEEANMPEGLIERARRQGVGEVAGPTYEEVIFEGYGPDGIAVLVEAITDDVRRTSHELEELFEAHGGNIGDDGCVEWQFERRGVVRVDTRHVDDEDQFMLEVIEMGGDELRGPILRDRDDGRVPTYRIFCDSTDVRQLDRAMERAGYPVHTASTMFEPTQRVELSPEQARRFLSFFEKITDHEDVQGAYANWSVA; this comes from the coding sequence ATGATAACTGAAACGACCGATTCGACGACCGAGCAAGACCGTACCTTTTCGACGATGCAGCGCGAGATTGCAGTGGCTGCACGCGAGCAAGGAGGGGAGGCCGACGATAACTTTCGTCTGCGCTACGCGGTGCGACGCGCCGAGGAGGCGAATATGCCGGAGGGCCTCATCGAGCGCGCGCGACGGCAAGGCGTCGGCGAGGTGGCGGGGCCGACGTACGAGGAGGTGATCTTCGAGGGCTACGGGCCGGACGGGATCGCCGTCCTCGTCGAAGCCATCACGGACGACGTGCGTCGGACGAGTCACGAGCTCGAGGAGTTATTCGAAGCGCACGGCGGAAATATCGGCGACGATGGCTGTGTCGAATGGCAGTTCGAGCGTCGCGGAGTCGTTCGCGTCGACACACGCCATGTCGATGACGAGGACCAGTTCATGTTGGAGGTCATCGAGATGGGCGGCGACGAGCTTCGTGGCCCGATCTTGCGCGACCGCGACGACGGGCGCGTTCCGACCTACCGCATCTTCTGCGATTCGACCGACGTGCGCCAACTCGACCGGGCAATGGAGCGGGCCGGCTACCCCGTACACACCGCCTCGACCATGTTCGAGCCCACCCAGCGCGTCGAGCTGTCGCCCGAGCAGGCGCGGCGCTTCCTGAGCTTCTTCGAGAAGATCACCGACCACGAAGACGTGCAGGGGGCCTACGCCAATTGGAGCGTGGCGTAG
- a CDS encoding CPXCG motif-containing cysteine-rich protein, with protein MQTTLTVQCPWCFERLELWVDPYTAGEFVRDCDVCCRPWRVFVARDASGRLQVNVQRSG; from the coding sequence ATGCAAACCACCCTCACCGTGCAGTGCCCCTGGTGCTTCGAGCGACTCGAGCTGTGGGTCGACCCATACACCGCCGGCGAGTTCGTGCGCGACTGCGACGTGTGCTGCCGGCCGTGGCGAGTCTTCGTGGCGCGCGACGCATCCGGCCGCCTGCAGGTCAACGTGCAGCGGTCGGGTTAA
- a CDS encoding C-type lectin-like domain-containing protein produces MRRQYLYILLGAALSAGLAGCVNDPAPDDSSPTTRLGLDESIDCPEGEVGWRFAESLEPNSEEYASRAGDSATVRITERYAIEIQSATCGANDSAEINQLRNECAGSLTCRYSTSCAQDFEVTYTCGAGDTNDDGTQKTYTATGSTVEMTCAQPAEEAIEVETRTACIPRQCHGRARRNLDMECVENPSATDVAMWGGFDTYTLYSPRRGNQEFDYVVPHYDAQTQRNVNVLRGVDVDTRPHPDIHDGGGFGPGIPIYPGMPYTIRLWTKFGWGIVPPTSSVVVWVSDEYEHKETKKLVQGFRCVAFKRDIVPDEAETVGEEQRFTIEYQGPIAQDCADGRSVSEDNAAKKLGLSVSEFRQQYDYFNSALRASYDMEGQAAWHKVDVNPQRIGADYLASHTPECVPNPQDFFFDAASGTYDLIAFYEQREFAKRLDIHFVEPDVGRRAYIMPGDIEARSDLTIRTESNLNASLPVDLSWSVANLNEENPFNPWAEDVEIGGAWEDGQSSPTANYGPKNLRASVYIVPKQATWDTSKLFHYKLGEVPLEGPSPEGTTQSVNLPITEKIKGYFTAFGSGVRITGDSRLFSLLYCIESDDRPEYDGDAFVTRQGTEYYSCPNRDYCTRQLTPNYTLSEYVPDPSSPDWDSPETYHTAYSLEVDTETAAENARKVFGKTLRGCRVSEGVLQVNLDRFVTPLEPIATTGFSGSSKNTKTGNAKMSGSNDNDTEINCQGQAKDNCVETVNGGNRTDGESGRSTYDLENQLSRNPGQEVSTSMTAEMLGFQLIDPMDPESSSVPFPADSSTASSTPVKITLAPPWDDIKSALERANQGNPSTEWTTGRYGGQMGLGVGWGYKWRWQIGPVPVLVTFTFTVGASVEVEAQLQFGPEEDQKYPCIGTDSCVVKVDEPAGFREAARNCNVQGGRLAELSSQAEANAVDAKRGGDEVWLGAQLAYQYPEPQCATNFTRSECLTGSETEYRWMSNSVAFASNDAEAAPTYDSDAIYNATQSGLSTSYPNASAVSYMPDGTLRRLGVNYQKPYLCTFDAAAKERFFRWQLALKMGAAAGFNLTGCVPSDNPGFCLGAGFNVVSFNIGPVYENIYHWLYRDGEAEPFSRRGNTNISVPWALKLFTGSVDAAVNFLWFSIKWNLLTYDGITAAEGKLYDVDTPIFESLE; encoded by the coding sequence ATGCGACGACAATATTTGTATATTCTCTTGGGCGCGGCGTTGAGCGCAGGGCTCGCCGGGTGCGTGAACGACCCGGCGCCGGACGACTCCAGTCCGACCACGCGCCTGGGGCTCGACGAGTCGATCGACTGCCCCGAGGGCGAGGTCGGCTGGCGTTTTGCCGAGTCGCTCGAACCCAACTCCGAGGAGTACGCCAGCCGTGCCGGGGACAGTGCGACCGTGCGGATCACGGAGCGTTACGCCATCGAGATCCAGTCGGCCACCTGTGGCGCCAACGACAGCGCTGAGATCAACCAGCTGCGCAACGAGTGCGCAGGCTCGTTAACGTGTCGCTACTCGACGAGCTGCGCGCAAGACTTCGAGGTAACCTACACCTGCGGCGCCGGCGACACGAACGACGACGGCACCCAGAAGACCTACACCGCCACCGGTAGCACCGTCGAGATGACCTGCGCGCAGCCGGCCGAGGAGGCCATCGAGGTCGAAACCCGCACCGCGTGTATTCCTCGCCAGTGCCACGGCCGCGCGCGGCGCAACCTAGACATGGAGTGTGTCGAGAACCCCAGCGCCACGGACGTGGCCATGTGGGGCGGCTTCGATACGTACACCCTGTACAGTCCCCGCCGAGGGAACCAAGAATTTGACTATGTCGTCCCGCACTACGACGCCCAGACGCAGCGAAATGTCAACGTTTTGCGAGGCGTGGACGTCGATACCCGGCCGCATCCCGACATTCATGATGGCGGCGGTTTCGGGCCGGGCATTCCCATCTATCCGGGGATGCCCTACACCATCAGACTGTGGACCAAATTTGGCTGGGGGATCGTGCCGCCGACCTCGAGCGTGGTCGTCTGGGTCAGCGACGAGTACGAGCACAAAGAGACCAAAAAGCTCGTGCAGGGCTTTCGGTGCGTGGCGTTCAAGCGCGACATCGTTCCCGACGAGGCCGAGACCGTCGGCGAGGAGCAACGCTTCACCATCGAATACCAAGGGCCCATCGCCCAGGATTGCGCCGATGGAAGGAGCGTCTCCGAGGACAACGCCGCCAAAAAGCTGGGGCTGTCGGTGAGCGAGTTTCGCCAGCAATATGACTACTTCAACTCGGCGTTGCGCGCCTCCTACGACATGGAAGGACAGGCGGCCTGGCACAAGGTCGACGTCAACCCGCAACGCATCGGCGCCGATTACCTCGCCAGTCATACTCCCGAATGCGTGCCGAACCCGCAGGACTTCTTCTTCGACGCCGCCAGCGGGACCTATGATCTGATCGCCTTTTACGAGCAGCGCGAATTCGCCAAGCGGCTCGATATCCACTTTGTCGAGCCCGACGTCGGCCGCCGCGCGTATATCATGCCCGGCGACATCGAGGCGCGCTCGGATCTGACCATTCGCACCGAGTCGAACCTAAACGCCAGCCTGCCCGTCGACCTGAGCTGGTCGGTGGCGAACCTCAACGAGGAAAACCCGTTCAACCCCTGGGCCGAAGACGTCGAGATCGGCGGGGCCTGGGAGGACGGCCAATCGTCACCGACGGCCAATTACGGGCCCAAGAATCTGCGAGCCTCCGTCTACATCGTTCCGAAACAGGCCACGTGGGACACCTCGAAGTTGTTCCACTACAAGCTCGGCGAGGTTCCGCTGGAGGGCCCGAGTCCCGAGGGGACGACCCAGTCGGTGAATCTGCCGATCACCGAGAAAATCAAAGGCTACTTCACTGCGTTTGGGTCGGGAGTACGCATCACTGGAGACTCGCGCCTGTTCAGCCTGCTGTATTGCATCGAGTCGGACGACCGGCCCGAGTACGACGGCGACGCCTTCGTGACGCGTCAGGGAACCGAATATTATTCCTGTCCCAATCGCGACTACTGCACCCGGCAACTCACCCCGAACTACACGCTCAGCGAATACGTCCCCGACCCCTCCTCGCCGGACTGGGATTCTCCCGAAACCTACCACACGGCGTACTCGCTAGAAGTAGACACTGAGACGGCCGCCGAGAATGCCCGCAAAGTCTTCGGTAAGACCTTGCGCGGCTGTCGGGTCTCAGAGGGCGTGCTGCAGGTCAATCTCGACCGCTTCGTCACCCCGCTCGAGCCGATCGCGACGACCGGATTTAGCGGCAGCTCAAAGAACACCAAGACCGGCAACGCGAAGATGTCGGGTAGCAACGACAACGACACCGAGATCAACTGCCAGGGGCAGGCCAAAGACAACTGCGTGGAGACGGTCAACGGCGGCAACCGCACCGACGGGGAGAGCGGCCGGTCGACCTATGACCTCGAGAACCAACTGAGCCGCAACCCGGGCCAGGAGGTCAGCACGAGCATGACCGCCGAGATGCTCGGCTTCCAACTCATCGACCCGATGGACCCGGAGAGCTCGTCGGTCCCTTTCCCAGCCGATTCGTCCACAGCGTCCTCCACGCCGGTCAAGATCACGCTGGCGCCGCCGTGGGACGACATCAAGAGTGCGCTCGAGCGGGCCAACCAGGGCAACCCGTCGACCGAATGGACGACCGGACGCTACGGCGGCCAGATGGGCTTGGGCGTCGGCTGGGGCTACAAGTGGCGCTGGCAGATCGGCCCGGTGCCGGTGTTGGTGACGTTCACCTTCACCGTGGGCGCGTCGGTCGAGGTCGAGGCGCAGTTGCAATTCGGCCCCGAGGAGGACCAGAAATATCCGTGCATCGGCACCGACTCGTGTGTGGTGAAGGTCGACGAGCCGGCCGGGTTCCGCGAGGCTGCGCGCAACTGCAACGTGCAGGGCGGTCGGCTCGCCGAGCTGAGTAGCCAGGCCGAGGCGAACGCGGTCGACGCAAAGCGCGGCGGCGACGAGGTCTGGCTGGGCGCTCAACTCGCCTACCAATACCCCGAGCCCCAGTGCGCGACGAACTTCACCCGGTCGGAATGCCTCACGGGCAGCGAGACCGAGTATCGCTGGATGTCGAATTCAGTGGCCTTCGCGTCCAACGACGCAGAAGCCGCGCCGACGTACGACTCCGACGCCATCTACAACGCTACTCAGTCGGGCTTGAGCACCAGCTACCCGAACGCCAGCGCGGTGAGTTACATGCCCGACGGGACGCTGCGCCGGCTGGGCGTGAACTACCAGAAGCCCTACCTGTGCACCTTCGACGCGGCCGCCAAGGAGCGCTTCTTCCGCTGGCAACTGGCGCTCAAGATGGGCGCGGCCGCCGGCTTCAACCTGACCGGCTGCGTGCCGAGCGACAACCCCGGCTTTTGCCTGGGGGCAGGCTTCAACGTCGTCTCGTTCAATATCGGGCCGGTCTACGAAAATATCTACCACTGGCTGTACCGAGACGGCGAAGCCGAGCCGTTTAGCCGCCGCGGCAACACCAATATTTCGGTGCCCTGGGCGCTCAAGCTCTTTACGGGCTCGGTGGACGCCGCGGTCAACTTCTTGTGGTTCTCCATCAAGTGGAATCTGTTGACCTACGACGGGATCACCGCCGCCGAAGGGAAGCTTTACGACGTCGATACACCCATTTTCGAGAGCTTGGAATGA
- a CDS encoding sodium:calcium antiporter → MLDWIFSAQWPLWPSIVSFAIAAGIVAWLGIKMGRLAQVLARRTGMGEALTGALLLGLSTSIPGVVAVVTAGVNDQPEVAVSTGLGGIIAQTSFLVIADLLYKRHNLEYDATTPDNMATGMVLISMLMLVVVALVSPEISVFGIHPATIALPLAYLGGLHVVNRIRKAPGWLAVHKDEHDAEQPTDPERIPPPEEAHGEDATYTHLGNGALAARFAVVAAVVALCGWVLARSGMSIGAEFGLADSLVGSLLIGQATSLPELLTAVAAVRIGAPVLAIGDIVGGNMFDVLFVAIGDVAYPEGSIYHAVSDQSAFLAAMGVLATTMLLLGLLRRQKRGFLHVGFEGTAIFLVYIGGYVALFFW, encoded by the coding sequence ATGCTCGACTGGATCTTCAGCGCGCAATGGCCCCTGTGGCCGAGCATCGTCAGCTTTGCGATCGCCGCAGGCATCGTGGCATGGCTTGGCATTAAGATGGGGCGGCTCGCCCAGGTGCTCGCGCGGCGCACCGGAATGGGCGAAGCGTTGACAGGTGCGCTGCTGCTCGGGTTGTCGACGTCAATCCCCGGTGTGGTCGCGGTGGTGACCGCCGGCGTCAACGACCAGCCGGAGGTGGCCGTGTCGACCGGCCTCGGCGGCATCATCGCCCAGACGTCCTTTTTGGTGATCGCCGACCTGCTCTACAAACGTCACAACCTCGAGTACGACGCGACCACGCCCGACAACATGGCCACCGGCATGGTGCTCATCAGTATGCTGATGCTGGTGGTCGTCGCGCTCGTCAGCCCCGAAATCAGCGTATTCGGGATACACCCGGCGACAATCGCGCTGCCGCTGGCGTATTTGGGCGGCTTGCACGTGGTCAACCGCATCCGCAAAGCGCCGGGCTGGCTGGCGGTGCACAAAGACGAACACGACGCCGAGCAGCCCACCGACCCCGAGCGCATCCCGCCGCCCGAAGAAGCACACGGCGAGGACGCAACCTACACCCACCTGGGCAACGGCGCGCTCGCAGCTCGATTCGCCGTCGTCGCCGCCGTGGTCGCTCTATGCGGCTGGGTGCTGGCGCGCTCGGGCATGTCCATCGGCGCCGAGTTCGGCCTGGCCGACTCGCTGGTCGGCAGCCTGCTCATCGGCCAGGCGACCTCCTTGCCGGAGCTGCTCACGGCGGTGGCCGCGGTTCGCATCGGCGCACCGGTGCTCGCTATCGGGGATATCGTGGGCGGCAACATGTTCGACGTGCTCTTCGTGGCCATCGGCGACGTGGCCTACCCGGAGGGCTCGATTTACCACGCCGTCAGCGACCAATCGGCGTTCCTCGCCGCGATGGGCGTCTTGGCGACGACGATGCTCCTTCTCGGGCTGTTGCGCCGCCAGAAGCGAGGCTTTTTGCACGTGGGCTTCGAGGGAACGGCGATCTTCTTGGTCTACATCGGTGGGTACGTAGCGCTCTTTTTTTGGTGA
- a CDS encoding hemolysin family protein, protein MLIFQILIVLLLIVLNGFFAMSELAIVSARKALLKTMAANGRRGAGRALELAENPGRFLSAVQIGITLIGILAGAVGGSALSEPLGDVLAQIAWVEESADEIAFGLVVAAITYISLVIGELLPKRLALSHAESIAAAVALPMSALARAVSPLVWVLDVSTRFGMRLLRISPSQRSPVTDEEIRGIVHEAAEAGVVEPAEKEMIWGVMRLADRPVEAVMTPRPDIDWIDVGADEVIVREQLRSTTHSRVLVCNGKVDEVLGVVQAKDLLERSLEGKELDLRAVVREVPVVPETMSTLSVLDLFRRSPVHLAAVVDEYGSLMGVVTTSDLTGVIFGELAEHDRAPEQHAVRRPDGSWLLDGGMPVDEAGERLELRKLTGGEGYHTLAGWLIKEFGRLPKVGEAVTWSEWRFEIVDLDGYRIDKVLATPSQQAEPPVE, encoded by the coding sequence ATGCTAATTTTCCAGATCCTCATCGTCTTGCTGCTCATCGTGTTGAACGGCTTCTTCGCGATGTCGGAGCTCGCAATCGTCTCGGCGCGTAAGGCGCTGCTCAAGACGATGGCGGCCAACGGGCGGCGTGGGGCCGGGCGCGCGCTCGAGCTCGCCGAGAATCCGGGCCGTTTTTTGTCGGCCGTGCAGATCGGGATCACGCTTATCGGCATCTTGGCCGGTGCGGTGGGCGGCAGCGCGCTCTCCGAGCCGCTGGGCGACGTGCTCGCGCAGATTGCGTGGGTCGAGGAGAGCGCCGACGAGATCGCCTTCGGCCTGGTCGTCGCGGCCATCACCTACATCTCGCTGGTCATCGGAGAGTTGTTGCCCAAGCGGCTCGCGCTCAGCCACGCCGAGTCGATCGCCGCGGCCGTCGCGCTGCCGATGTCGGCGCTGGCGCGCGCGGTCAGCCCGCTGGTGTGGGTGCTCGACGTCTCCACGCGTTTCGGGATGCGCCTCCTGCGCATCAGCCCGTCGCAGCGCTCGCCGGTGACCGACGAGGAGATCCGCGGGATCGTCCACGAGGCGGCCGAGGCGGGCGTGGTCGAGCCGGCTGAAAAGGAGATGATCTGGGGAGTCATGCGGCTGGCCGACCGGCCGGTCGAGGCGGTGATGACCCCGCGGCCCGACATCGATTGGATCGACGTGGGCGCCGACGAGGTGATCGTGCGCGAGCAACTGCGGAGCACCACCCACTCGCGCGTGCTCGTCTGCAACGGCAAGGTCGACGAGGTGTTGGGCGTCGTGCAGGCCAAGGATCTGCTCGAGCGCAGCCTCGAGGGCAAGGAGCTGGACCTGCGCGCGGTGGTCAGGGAGGTGCCGGTCGTCCCTGAGACGATGAGCACGCTGAGCGTGCTCGACCTGTTTCGCCGCTCGCCGGTGCACCTGGCCGCGGTCGTCGACGAATACGGCAGCCTGATGGGCGTGGTGACCACGAGCGACCTGACCGGCGTGATCTTCGGCGAGCTCGCCGAGCACGACCGAGCGCCCGAGCAGCACGCGGTGCGACGCCCCGACGGCTCCTGGCTTCTGGACGGCGGCATGCCGGTCGACGAGGCCGGCGAGCGCCTCGAGCTGCGCAAGCTCACCGGCGGGGAGGGCTATCACACGCTCGCCGGCTGGCTCATCAAGGAGTTCGGCCGGCTGCCGAAGGTCGGCGAGGCGGTCACGTGGAGCGAGTGGCGCTTCGAGATCGTCGACCTCGACGGCTACCGCATCGACAAGGTGCTCGCGACGCCTTCGCAGCAGGCGGAGCCGCCTGTCGAGTAA
- a CDS encoding porin family protein — MGFSIVVGTILAAAPVAAQEEGDSEEAAPMSEAVTIDQPYEEPAEVAGVARDESLLPIGLAFSAGGGYAGFLNDEVNDVVDPGGGWEARVLVGTDSWLGFEAAYLGTSNEFDALGLPDDASLVGHGASAALRLGLLPPVYDFQPYLLAGASWMHYSVENADEDAAPLRDSGDVFSVPLAGGFSYGYDWLFADLRVQFAPSFEEDLLRESTNGDSDVGTWRAVANIGFEL; from the coding sequence ATGGGATTCTCTATCGTCGTAGGCACGATATTGGCCGCGGCGCCGGTCGCGGCACAGGAAGAGGGCGACAGCGAAGAGGCCGCGCCGATGTCCGAGGCCGTCACCATCGACCAGCCCTACGAGGAGCCGGCCGAGGTCGCCGGGGTCGCGCGCGACGAGTCGCTGTTGCCCATCGGGCTCGCCTTCTCGGCCGGCGGCGGCTATGCCGGCTTCCTCAACGATGAGGTCAACGACGTGGTCGACCCGGGCGGCGGCTGGGAGGCCCGCGTGCTCGTGGGCACGGATAGCTGGCTGGGCTTCGAGGCCGCGTACCTGGGCACCTCCAACGAGTTCGACGCCCTCGGCCTGCCCGACGACGCGTCGCTGGTCGGCCACGGCGCCAGCGCCGCGCTGCGGCTGGGGCTTCTGCCGCCGGTGTATGACTTCCAACCCTACCTACTGGCGGGGGCGAGCTGGATGCACTACTCGGTCGAGAACGCCGACGAGGACGCCGCGCCGCTGCGCGACTCGGGCGACGTCTTCTCGGTGCCGTTGGCCGGCGGGTTTTCGTACGGCTACGACTGGCTCTTTGCCGACCTGCGCGTGCAGTTCGCGCCGTCGTTCGAGGAGGACCTGTTGCGCGAGTCGACCAATGGCGACAGCGACGTCGGCACCTGGCGAGCGGTAGCCAATATCGGCTTCGAGCTCTGA
- a CDS encoding APC family permease, whose protein sequence is MAKLKKNLKLFDVYAISTGAMFSSGLFLLPGIAAAQTGSSIVLAYLLAGVLILPAMLSIAELSTAMPRSGGSYFIVDRAMGPLIGMIGGLGTWIALVLKSAFALIGMGAYLGIFFDVPIVPLAVALTVGFGVLNLVGAKESSGLQNFLVSVLLILLGVFVAQGLATLFFDPTATASAAGAADAGGESREFLTDGIGGLMATVGMVFVSYAGLTKVTSVAEEVENPDRNIPLAMILSLATATTLYCVGVYVMNAVLDPEVFYTDLTPVATAAEAFNSWLPGDIGVMMMVVAAIAAFASTGNAGVMSASRYPFAMARDKLMPPAFGEISAKGIPVWAVIGTVVTMIVCLVTLDIAAVAKLASAFQLILFALICVAVIVMRESKLEFYRPGFRSPLYPWVQIAGVLISGWLIWKMGWLAVGFSLALVVLAVVAYKLYAADKVSRRGAIRHVWARLGRTRHHELGHELRRVASYEGLRDEDAFKRLFDEAIELDLAGPMSFEEMLVHASDLLANDVDVDTWDLMECFLEQNRIGMMPIEDQGAVPHHLYHGLDAHKMLIVRVDGGVSLELDEATTHVAYAGRISTFVFVLSPDDNPAQHYRFVSEIANRLHGQEPFDPKRPPVYISSDNSPPRSTARL, encoded by the coding sequence ATGGCCAAGCTCAAGAAAAACCTGAAGCTTTTCGACGTCTACGCCATCAGCACCGGGGCAATGTTCAGCTCGGGGCTCTTCTTGCTGCCCGGCATCGCGGCCGCGCAGACCGGCTCGTCCATCGTGCTGGCCTATTTGTTGGCGGGCGTCTTGATCCTGCCGGCCATGCTCAGCATCGCCGAACTCTCCACGGCGATGCCGCGCTCGGGGGGAAGCTACTTCATCGTCGACCGCGCCATGGGCCCCCTGATCGGCATGATCGGCGGCCTGGGTACCTGGATCGCGCTGGTGCTCAAGAGCGCCTTCGCCCTCATCGGCATGGGCGCTTATCTGGGGATCTTCTTCGACGTGCCCATCGTGCCGCTGGCGGTCGCGCTCACCGTCGGCTTCGGCGTGCTCAACCTGGTGGGCGCCAAAGAGAGCAGCGGCCTGCAGAACTTCCTCGTCTCGGTGCTCCTCATCCTGCTCGGCGTCTTCGTCGCCCAGGGCCTCGCCACCCTCTTCTTCGACCCCACGGCGACAGCGAGCGCCGCGGGCGCGGCCGACGCGGGCGGCGAGTCACGAGAATTTCTGACCGACGGCATCGGCGGCCTGATGGCCACGGTGGGTATGGTCTTCGTCTCCTACGCCGGGTTGACCAAGGTCACCAGCGTGGCCGAGGAGGTCGAAAACCCCGACCGCAACATCCCCCTGGCGATGATCCTGTCGCTGGCGACGGCGACCACCCTGTACTGCGTGGGCGTCTACGTGATGAACGCCGTGCTCGACCCCGAGGTCTTCTACACCGACCTCACCCCGGTCGCCACGGCCGCCGAGGCCTTCAATAGCTGGCTCCCCGGCGATATCGGCGTGATGATGATGGTCGTGGCGGCCATCGCCGCCTTCGCCTCGACGGGCAACGCCGGGGTGATGTCGGCCAGCCGCTACCCCTTCGCGATGGCCCGCGACAAGTTGATGCCCCCGGCCTTCGGCGAGATCTCGGCCAAGGGGATTCCGGTGTGGGCGGTCATCGGCACCGTCGTCACCATGATCGTGTGCCTGGTCACCCTCGACATCGCCGCGGTCGCCAAGCTGGCCAGCGCCTTCCAGCTCATCCTCTTCGCGCTCATCTGCGTGGCCGTCATCGTCATGCGCGAGAGCAAGCTCGAGTTCTACCGGCCGGGCTTCCGCTCACCGCTGTATCCGTGGGTCCAGATCGCCGGCGTGCTCATCTCGGGATGGCTCATCTGGAAGATGGGTTGGCTGGCGGTGGGCTTTAGCCTCGCGCTGGTCGTCCTGGCGGTGGTGGCCTACAAGCTGTACGCCGCCGATAAGGTGAGCCGCCGCGGCGCCATCCGCCACGTGTGGGCGCGACTGGGTCGCACACGCCACCACGAACTCGGCCACGAGCTTCGCCGGGTCGCCTCCTACGAAGGGCTTCGCGACGAGGACGCCTTCAAGCGCCTCTTCGACGAGGCCATCGAACTCGACCTCGCCGGGCCAATGAGCTTCGAAGAGATGCTCGTCCACGCCTCCGACCTCCTCGCCAACGACGTCGACGTCGACACCTGGGATCTGATGGAGTGCTTCCTGGAGCAGAATCGCATCGGCATGATGCCCATCGAGGACCAGGGCGCGGTCCCGCACCACCTGTACCACGGGCTCGACGCGCACAAGATGCTCATCGTGCGCGTCGACGGAGGGGTCTCATTGGAGCTCGACGAGGCCACCACTCACGTGGCCTACGCCGGACGCATCTCGACATTCGTCTTCGTGCTCAGCCCCGACGACAACCCGGCGCAGCACTACCGATTCGTCTCCGAGATAGCCAACCG